One Mycobacteroides salmoniphilum DNA segment encodes these proteins:
- a CDS encoding metallophosphoesterase, whose amino-acid sequence MNTSFNTVIKRAAAYSAGSAALGIGYASIIERNAFTIREATMDVLDPGASPLRVLHISDIHMRPGQRLKQAWLRELAQWQPDLVINTGDNLAHPKAVSSVVQALGDLLSVPGLFVFGSNDYFGPRLKNPAKYLYKSDERTHGEPLPWQDLRAAFTERGWHDMTHTRHELEVAGVRIAAAGVDDPHLQRDRYDTIAGMPNPLATLRLGLTHSPEPRVLDRFAEDGYQLVMAGHTHGGQLCLPFYGAIVTNCELDRSRVKGPSQWGSHMQLHVSAGIGTSPFAPMRFFCRPEATLLTLVPARIRGQGADAESGDRLPSATAQ is encoded by the coding sequence ATGAACACGTCGTTCAACACGGTTATCAAGCGGGCCGCGGCGTACTCGGCAGGTTCGGCCGCGCTTGGCATCGGATACGCGTCGATCATCGAACGCAACGCGTTCACCATCCGTGAGGCGACGATGGACGTACTCGATCCCGGGGCCTCTCCGCTGCGCGTGCTGCACATCAGCGACATCCACATGCGGCCCGGTCAGCGCCTTAAGCAGGCCTGGTTGCGCGAGCTGGCGCAATGGCAGCCGGACTTGGTGATCAACACCGGCGACAACCTGGCCCACCCCAAGGCGGTGTCCTCGGTTGTCCAGGCACTCGGCGATTTGCTTTCGGTCCCCGGGCTTTTCGTCTTCGGAAGCAACGACTACTTCGGTCCGCGCCTGAAGAATCCGGCCAAGTACCTCTACAAGAGCGATGAGCGCACGCACGGCGAACCGCTGCCGTGGCAGGATCTGCGCGCCGCGTTCACCGAGCGTGGGTGGCACGACATGACCCACACCCGTCACGAGCTGGAGGTCGCCGGGGTGCGGATCGCGGCCGCCGGGGTGGACGACCCGCATCTGCAGCGGGACCGCTACGACACCATCGCCGGAATGCCGAACCCGCTGGCCACGCTGCGACTCGGGCTGACCCATTCACCCGAGCCGCGGGTGCTGGATCGCTTCGCCGAGGATGGCTATCAGCTGGTGATGGCCGGTCACACCCATGGCGGGCAGTTGTGCCTGCCGTTCTACGGGGCGATCGTCACCAACTGCGAGCTGGACCGTTCCCGAGTGAAGGGCCCGTCGCAGTGGGGTTCGCATATGCAGCTGCACGTGTCGGCGGGTATCGGGACATCACCGTTCGCGCCGATGCGGTTCTTCTGCCGTCCGGAAGCGACGCTGCTAACCCTGGTGCCCGCGCGCATCCGCGGCCAAGGGGCCGACGCCGAATCAGGCGACCGGCTGCCCAGCGCCACCGCGCAGTGA